Proteins from one Esox lucius isolate fEsoLuc1 chromosome 19, fEsoLuc1.pri, whole genome shotgun sequence genomic window:
- the idh3a gene encoding isocitrate dehydrogenase [NAD] subunit alpha, mitochondrial isoform X1, whose translation MAGPWRSTILNLLEKIGLRIKDPNNITKPKEVSRVMGAMKTQTTQPKSFSRGMQTVTLIPGDGIGPEISTAVMKIFEAAKAPIQWEEKNVTAIKGPGGKWIIPPEAKESMDKNKIGLKGPLKTPIAAGHPSMNLLLRKTFDLYANVRPCMSIEGYKTPYTDVDLVTIRENTEGEYSGIEHTIVDGVVQSIKLITEDASRKIAEYAFEYAKNNQRASVTAVHKANIMRMSDGLFLRKCRQVAENYRDIKFTEMYLDTVCLNMVQDPTQFDVLVMPNLYGDILSDLCAGLIGGLGVTPSGNIGANNVAIFESVHGTAPDIAGLDLANPTALLLSAVMMLRHMGMHDYSKKIETACFNTIRDKKVLTGDLGGKSKCSEFTAEICQRVRDMD comes from the exons ATGGCTGGACCATGGAGATCCACG ATACTAAACCTACTGGAAAAAATTGGTTTACGGATCAAAGACCCCAATAACATAACCAAGCCTAAGGAA GTTTCACGGGTCATGGGGGCGATGAAGACCCAGACCACTCAACCCAAAAGCTTCTCCCGGGGG ATGCAGACTGTGACGTTAATCCCCGGGGACGGCATCGGTCCGGAGATTTCCACTGCTGTTATGAAGATATTCGAAGCAGCAAAA GCTCCAATTCAGTGGGAAGAGAAGAATGTAACAGCCATTAAGGGACCAGGAGGGAAGTGGATAATTCCCCCTGAAGCTAAAGAGTCCATGGACAAGAACAAGATTGGCCTGAAAG GACCCCTGAAGACTCCCATTGCAGCTGGCCATCCCTCCATGAACCTGCTCCTCAGGAAGACCTTTGACCTCTATGCCAATGTGCGCCCCTGCATGTCCATCGAGGGCTACAAGACCCCCTACACCGACGTGGACCTGGTCACCATCCGGGAGAACACTGAGGGAGAGTACAGCGGCATCGAGCACACG ATAGTCGATGGTGTTGTCCAGAGTATCAAGTTGATCACTGAAGACGCCAGTAGAAAAATAGCCGAATACGCCTTTGAATACGCCAAGAACAACCAGCGAGCCAGCGTCACCGCCGTGCACAAAGCCAACATCAT GCGTATGTCCGACGGACTGTTCCTAAGGAAGTGCCGACAGGTGGCAGAGAACTACAGGGACATCAAATTCACAGAGATGTATCTAGACACTGTCTGTCTCAAC ATGGTCCAGGACCCCACCCAGTTTGACGTGCTGGTCATGCCAAACCTTTACGGAGACATTCTGAG CGACCTGTGCGCTGGGCTGATTGGAGGGCTTGGAGTAACTCCTAGTGGGAATATTGGTGCAAACAACGTGGCCATCTTTGAGTCC GTCCATGGTACTGCTCCTGATATAGCAGGTCTGGACCTGGCCAACCCCACCGCTCTGCTGCTCAGCGCTGTCATGATGCTCCGCCACATGGGCATGCACGACTACAGCAAGAAGATTGAGACGGCCTGCTTCAACACCATCAGAGACAAGAAG GTTCTAACAGGCGATCTAGGAGGGAAATCGAAATGTTCTGAATTCACAGCTGAGATCTGCCAAAGAGTACGAGACATGGACTGA
- the idh3a gene encoding isocitrate dehydrogenase [NAD] subunit alpha, mitochondrial isoform X2, whose product MAGPWRSTVSRVMGAMKTQTTQPKSFSRGMQTVTLIPGDGIGPEISTAVMKIFEAAKAPIQWEEKNVTAIKGPGGKWIIPPEAKESMDKNKIGLKGPLKTPIAAGHPSMNLLLRKTFDLYANVRPCMSIEGYKTPYTDVDLVTIRENTEGEYSGIEHTIVDGVVQSIKLITEDASRKIAEYAFEYAKNNQRASVTAVHKANIMRMSDGLFLRKCRQVAENYRDIKFTEMYLDTVCLNMVQDPTQFDVLVMPNLYGDILSDLCAGLIGGLGVTPSGNIGANNVAIFESVHGTAPDIAGLDLANPTALLLSAVMMLRHMGMHDYSKKIETACFNTIRDKKVLTGDLGGKSKCSEFTAEICQRVRDMD is encoded by the exons ATGGCTGGACCATGGAGATCCACG GTTTCACGGGTCATGGGGGCGATGAAGACCCAGACCACTCAACCCAAAAGCTTCTCCCGGGGG ATGCAGACTGTGACGTTAATCCCCGGGGACGGCATCGGTCCGGAGATTTCCACTGCTGTTATGAAGATATTCGAAGCAGCAAAA GCTCCAATTCAGTGGGAAGAGAAGAATGTAACAGCCATTAAGGGACCAGGAGGGAAGTGGATAATTCCCCCTGAAGCTAAAGAGTCCATGGACAAGAACAAGATTGGCCTGAAAG GACCCCTGAAGACTCCCATTGCAGCTGGCCATCCCTCCATGAACCTGCTCCTCAGGAAGACCTTTGACCTCTATGCCAATGTGCGCCCCTGCATGTCCATCGAGGGCTACAAGACCCCCTACACCGACGTGGACCTGGTCACCATCCGGGAGAACACTGAGGGAGAGTACAGCGGCATCGAGCACACG ATAGTCGATGGTGTTGTCCAGAGTATCAAGTTGATCACTGAAGACGCCAGTAGAAAAATAGCCGAATACGCCTTTGAATACGCCAAGAACAACCAGCGAGCCAGCGTCACCGCCGTGCACAAAGCCAACATCAT GCGTATGTCCGACGGACTGTTCCTAAGGAAGTGCCGACAGGTGGCAGAGAACTACAGGGACATCAAATTCACAGAGATGTATCTAGACACTGTCTGTCTCAAC ATGGTCCAGGACCCCACCCAGTTTGACGTGCTGGTCATGCCAAACCTTTACGGAGACATTCTGAG CGACCTGTGCGCTGGGCTGATTGGAGGGCTTGGAGTAACTCCTAGTGGGAATATTGGTGCAAACAACGTGGCCATCTTTGAGTCC GTCCATGGTACTGCTCCTGATATAGCAGGTCTGGACCTGGCCAACCCCACCGCTCTGCTGCTCAGCGCTGTCATGATGCTCCGCCACATGGGCATGCACGACTACAGCAAGAAGATTGAGACGGCCTGCTTCAACACCATCAGAGACAAGAAG GTTCTAACAGGCGATCTAGGAGGGAAATCGAAATGTTCTGAATTCACAGCTGAGATCTGCCAAAGAGTACGAGACATGGACTGA